In Primulina eburnea isolate SZY01 chromosome 5, ASM2296580v1, whole genome shotgun sequence, a single window of DNA contains:
- the LOC140832990 gene encoding WAT1-related protein At4g08300-like isoform X1: protein MSRNAACITIKVKHKSMKMKEVRFRTCARFKPHVLMVSAQIGYTFMYIITEASFNHGMNPFVYVTYRHIVAGAALLPFAYFIEREARPKLTLTLLLEIFVLSLLGVSLTLNMYFTSLKYTSPTLLACMVNTIAPLTFILAVILRMEVVEIHSTQGIAKVLGTGMSLVGVMTMTLYKGSTLKNVGHALIHIRGSTTVIQENWLRGSLLAVASCITWSMWYIMQAYTLNRYPAQLSLTTWMNFVGAAQSAVFTIIVQHEQRAWTIGFNVDLWSTLYGGIVISGIVTFIQLWCTEAKGPVFVTIFNPLSSILVAILQYFVLGEKLHVGSILGGVIVIMGLYMLLWGKERDGTQMKLKDPEEPKIQIFPSKENNYKEES, encoded by the exons ATGTCAAGAAATGCAGCTTGCAtcacaataaaagtaaaacATAAATCGATGAAAATGAAGGAGGTTCGGTTTAGAACTTGTGCACGTTTCAAGCCTCATGTTCTTATGGTTTCAGCACAGATTGGGTATACGTTCATGTATATCATAACTGAAGCATCCTTCAACCATGGAATGAATCCCTTTGTTTATGTTACTTATCGACATATAGTTGCTGGCGCAGCATTGCTGCCTTTTGCCTATTTTATTGAAAG AGAAGCAAGGCCAAAACTAACGCTTACTCTACTCCTAGAGATTTTCGTTCTCTCTCTTCTCGG GGTGAGCTTGACATTGAACATGTATTTCACAAGCTTGAAGTACACATCTCCAACATTACTGGCATGCATGGTCAATACTATAGCTCCTTTGACATTTATTCTAGCAGTTATACTAAG GATGGAGGTTGTAGAAATTCACAGTACTCAAGGGATTGCAAAAGTTCTAGGAACTGGCATGTCTCTGGTAGGTGTCATGACCATGACATTGTACAAGGGATCCACCTTGAAAAATGTAGGGCATGCACTCATTCATATAAGAGGAAGCACAACAGTTATTCAAGAGAACTGGTTGAGGGGCTCTCTTCTTGCTGTAGCCAGCTGCATCACATGGTCTATGTGGTACATTATGCAG GCATACACGTTGAACCGGTATCCAGCACAACTTTCACTGACAACATGGATGAATTTTGTCGGAGCTGCACAGTCAGCTGTGTTCACAATTATTGTACAACACGAGCAACGTGCCTGGACTATTGGTTTTAATGTCGATCTATGGTCCACCTTATACGGT GGAATCGTCATATCTGGCATAGTGACCTTCATTCAACTGTGGTGCACAGAAGCAAAAGGCCCTGTTTTTGTCACAATTTTTAATCCACTTTCATCGATATTAGTAGCAATATTGCAATATTTCGTACTCGGTGAAAAGCTACATGTTGGGAG TATACTGGGGGGAGTTATTGTAATCATGGGACTCTACATGCTCTTGTGGGGAAAAGAACGTGATGGGACACAAATGAAGCTGAAAGATCCTGAAGAACCAAAGATACAAATATTCCCTTCTAAGGAAAATAATTATAAAGAAGAGTCTTAG
- the LOC140832990 gene encoding WAT1-related protein At4g08300-like isoform X3 translates to MSRNAACITIKVKHKSMKMKEVRFRTCARFKPHVLMVSAQIGYTFMYIITEASFNHGMNPFVYVTYRHIVAGAALLPFAYFIEREARPKLTLTLLLEIFVLSLLGVSLTLNMYFTSLKYTSPTLLACMVNTIAPLTFILAVILRMEVVEIHSTQGIAKVLGTGMSLVGVMTMTLYKGSTLKNVGHALIHIRGSTTVIQENWLRGSLLAVASCITWSMWYIMQAYTLNRYPAQLSLTTWMNFVGAAQSAVFTIIVQHEQRAWTIGFNVDLWSTLYGGKYVPSCNLKLLQSRVYQAAGGLNA, encoded by the exons ATGTCAAGAAATGCAGCTTGCAtcacaataaaagtaaaacATAAATCGATGAAAATGAAGGAGGTTCGGTTTAGAACTTGTGCACGTTTCAAGCCTCATGTTCTTATGGTTTCAGCACAGATTGGGTATACGTTCATGTATATCATAACTGAAGCATCCTTCAACCATGGAATGAATCCCTTTGTTTATGTTACTTATCGACATATAGTTGCTGGCGCAGCATTGCTGCCTTTTGCCTATTTTATTGAAAG AGAAGCAAGGCCAAAACTAACGCTTACTCTACTCCTAGAGATTTTCGTTCTCTCTCTTCTCGG GGTGAGCTTGACATTGAACATGTATTTCACAAGCTTGAAGTACACATCTCCAACATTACTGGCATGCATGGTCAATACTATAGCTCCTTTGACATTTATTCTAGCAGTTATACTAAG GATGGAGGTTGTAGAAATTCACAGTACTCAAGGGATTGCAAAAGTTCTAGGAACTGGCATGTCTCTGGTAGGTGTCATGACCATGACATTGTACAAGGGATCCACCTTGAAAAATGTAGGGCATGCACTCATTCATATAAGAGGAAGCACAACAGTTATTCAAGAGAACTGGTTGAGGGGCTCTCTTCTTGCTGTAGCCAGCTGCATCACATGGTCTATGTGGTACATTATGCAG GCATACACGTTGAACCGGTATCCAGCACAACTTTCACTGACAACATGGATGAATTTTGTCGGAGCTGCACAGTCAGCTGTGTTCACAATTATTGTACAACACGAGCAACGTGCCTGGACTATTGGTTTTAATGTCGATCTATGGTCCACCTTATACGGT GGGAAGTACGTCCCCAGTTGCAATTTAAAGCTCCTACAAAGCCGTGTTTATCAAGCAGCAGGAGGCCTCAATGCATGA
- the LOC140831362 gene encoding glutathione S-transferase T3-like, with translation MTSSKRGAAFSIEDDKLLVMAYLDVSQNPIIGINQSRDRLWSRVAATYNEQLAGNSTESRSTKALQCRWFNIHKIVQNFSSCVSQVELSRPSGASEKDILDQAKVLFKQSAGSTWRLDHVWSLLKDQEKFRSSNAILPNFIPNHGSIDSSQPDYSPNTESPTPDSPGPSGFAINLDEDNLSGGSSQRPIGIKKAKAKRKATEEHLKDISTMAKCTEKMVAVMENAEVHRQQLIYIEKQKNAIMAFKEENKILRMNPMCVDESVRAYLIKEQQKIWQKRMETTDGPDGNSTPFGDFLGGTSPFESDPPPY, from the exons ATGACTTCATCTAAACGTGGTGCTGCCTTTTCAATCGAGGATGACAAACTACTTGTGATGGCTTATCTTGATGTCTCCCAAAATCCAATAATTGGTATAAACCAATCACGTGATAGGTTATGGTCACGAGTGGCAGCTACATACAACGAACAACTCGCTGGTAACTCAACAGAGTCTCGAAGTACTAAGGCCCTCCAATGTCGCTGGTTCAACATACacaagattgtccaaaactttAGTTCATGTGTTAGCCAGGTGGAACTTAGCCGTCCAAGTGGTGCTTCTGAGAAAGACATT TTGGATCAAGCAAAAGTCTTATTTAAGCAATCAGCTGGGTCGACTTGGCGGTTGGATCATGTATGGTCTTTGCTTAAGGACCAAGAGAAGTTTAGGTCATCAAACGCTATTTTACCTAATTTCATACCAAACCACGGGAGTATCGACTCATCCCAGCCTGACTATTCTCCCAACACCGAATCACCAACACCCGATTCTCCAGGGCCATCTGGGTTTGCTATAAACCTAGATGAAGATAATCTGTCAGGAGGGAGTTCTCAGCGTCCAATTGGCATAAAAAAGGCCAAAGCCAAAAGAAAAGCTACTGAAGAACACTTGAAGGACATCTCCACCATGGCCAAATGTACTGAGAAAATGGTGGCTGTGATGGAGAATGCTGAGGTACATCGACAACAGCTCATTTATATTGAGAAACAAAAGAATGCGATAATGGCTTTtaaagaagaaaataaaatactaaGGATGAACCCTATGTGCGTTGATGAATCAGTCCGTGCATACTTGATAAAAGAACAACAAAAAATTTGGCAGAAAAGAATGGAGACGACGGATGGCCCTGACGGGAATTCTACACCGTTTGGGGACTTCCTCGGAGGAACTTCACCATTCGAGTCCGACCCTCCACCGTACTAA
- the LOC140832990 gene encoding WAT1-related protein At4g08300-like isoform X2 translates to MSRNAACITIKVKHKSMKMKEVRFRTCARFKPHVLMVSAQIGEARPKLTLTLLLEIFVLSLLGVSLTLNMYFTSLKYTSPTLLACMVNTIAPLTFILAVILRMEVVEIHSTQGIAKVLGTGMSLVGVMTMTLYKGSTLKNVGHALIHIRGSTTVIQENWLRGSLLAVASCITWSMWYIMQAYTLNRYPAQLSLTTWMNFVGAAQSAVFTIIVQHEQRAWTIGFNVDLWSTLYGGIVISGIVTFIQLWCTEAKGPVFVTIFNPLSSILVAILQYFVLGEKLHVGSILGGVIVIMGLYMLLWGKERDGTQMKLKDPEEPKIQIFPSKENNYKEES, encoded by the exons ATGTCAAGAAATGCAGCTTGCAtcacaataaaagtaaaacATAAATCGATGAAAATGAAGGAGGTTCGGTTTAGAACTTGTGCACGTTTCAAGCCTCATGTTCTTATGGTTTCAGCACAGATTGG AGAAGCAAGGCCAAAACTAACGCTTACTCTACTCCTAGAGATTTTCGTTCTCTCTCTTCTCGG GGTGAGCTTGACATTGAACATGTATTTCACAAGCTTGAAGTACACATCTCCAACATTACTGGCATGCATGGTCAATACTATAGCTCCTTTGACATTTATTCTAGCAGTTATACTAAG GATGGAGGTTGTAGAAATTCACAGTACTCAAGGGATTGCAAAAGTTCTAGGAACTGGCATGTCTCTGGTAGGTGTCATGACCATGACATTGTACAAGGGATCCACCTTGAAAAATGTAGGGCATGCACTCATTCATATAAGAGGAAGCACAACAGTTATTCAAGAGAACTGGTTGAGGGGCTCTCTTCTTGCTGTAGCCAGCTGCATCACATGGTCTATGTGGTACATTATGCAG GCATACACGTTGAACCGGTATCCAGCACAACTTTCACTGACAACATGGATGAATTTTGTCGGAGCTGCACAGTCAGCTGTGTTCACAATTATTGTACAACACGAGCAACGTGCCTGGACTATTGGTTTTAATGTCGATCTATGGTCCACCTTATACGGT GGAATCGTCATATCTGGCATAGTGACCTTCATTCAACTGTGGTGCACAGAAGCAAAAGGCCCTGTTTTTGTCACAATTTTTAATCCACTTTCATCGATATTAGTAGCAATATTGCAATATTTCGTACTCGGTGAAAAGCTACATGTTGGGAG TATACTGGGGGGAGTTATTGTAATCATGGGACTCTACATGCTCTTGTGGGGAAAAGAACGTGATGGGACACAAATGAAGCTGAAAGATCCTGAAGAACCAAAGATACAAATATTCCCTTCTAAGGAAAATAATTATAAAGAAGAGTCTTAG
- the LOC140832991 gene encoding transcription factor bHLH104-like, protein MLVCQLIHQVVELHLKLVKFQERIHEKEDEKNELREEKLVLKERIKQKLKSITVQPIGVIPAYPPAYQAGANKMSVFPSYSFIPVWQYLSSSTCDKSQDHALRPPAA, encoded by the exons A TGCTGGTGTGTCAGCTGATACATCAGGTTGTGGAACTTCATCTCAAATTAGTGAAATTCCAGGAGAGAATTCATGAAAAAGAG GATGAGAAAAATGAACTCCGTGAAGAGAAACTAGTGCTTAAGGAAAGGATTAAGCAGAAGTTGAAAAGCATTACTGTTCAACCTATCGGGGTCATTCCAGCATATCCGCCTGCATATCAGGCTGGAGCAAACAAGATGTCAGTGTTTCCGAGCTACAGTTTTATCCCAGTGTGGCAGTATCTGTCATCCTCTACCTGTGACAAATCTCAAGATCATGCATTGAGGCCTCCTGCTGCTTGA